cattacttacaaatgtttctcatctcaccatatccacaggtacattatatacaataaatccgtgaggtagcattaaaaaaaacatttaaaaacagacgcatttgttcaaagcaaagcatttatttacttaccaggctggtgaagcagctctttgcgccttaacgtctcataatcagtcctcatttataaatatgtccaagagactcaataataatcttttacattcaatcctttaatctttcatatttaaaagcatttttgtgctgctgcgcattcatgtagcctactttgtgataagcaaacccgcgttgtcctcccgtttataggcgcattttactaatgcgctctttaaataacataaaacacattgcgccattgactttagactttagaccaggtttttgttggtcaatggcgtagtctattttagttgcctcaaaatagcaacgcgccaacaatgcgcctgaacacacctcattttcagaccagcaaaagggggcgcaaatgcatttgctatttaaacaacgcggcgctaaacgtgaaaattagggtggaaactagcgaaagacacttgcgtcgcgcattgcgctgcattgcgccgggtgtaagatagagcccatagtGTTAAATAgtagatttttacagttttggaatccattcagccaatcccAGGGTCTGAcggtaccatttttagcatagatTAGCATAATAAATTGAATCTGagtagaccattagcattgtgctaaacaataaccaaagagtttctaaattttttcctatttaaaacttgactcttctgtagttacatcgtgtactaagactgacggaaaatgaaaagttgggattttcttggcagatatgtctaggaactatactctcattctggcgtaataatcaaaaaatttgctgccgtaacatggctgtagtaggcatagtgatattacacagcacctgaaaataatccccttggttactttcactagcaggggactattttaagggttgcgtaatatcattgcgcctgctgcagccatgttacggcagcaaagtccttgataattacaccagaatgagagtatagttcctagccatatcagcctagaaaatcccaacttttaattttccgtcgagttttaaataggaaaaatatagaaactctttggttattttttagcgcaatgatAATggcctaatcagattcaatgaattatgctaagctatgccaaaaatggtaccgccagacccagagatcggctgaatggattccaaaatggtaaaattcaggtgtttaactctaggggagctgaaaaatgagcatattttcaaaaaaaactGAAGAGTCCCTTTAAATATTACCGTAATATTGGAAATAACATTAGGTTTATGCTTTTGGCAAATATCCAGTTCAAACCGAGTATATTCCGGTTCAATCTGGGCTTGTATATTTACTAGAAGTCAAACTAGCTTTGTAATATCAAACATCTGCCATATGTTCTGTTCTGTTAGTCTTATCTGTTTGACGTGATATAAGAATGTCTGGGTGTGTTGTGTTTACCAGTGGGGAGTCTGGAGCAGGAAAAACAGAGAGCACCAAACTCATGCTGCAGTTTTTGGCGGCTATAAGTGGTCAGCGCTCATGGATCGAACAGCAGATTCTAGAGGCCAACCCTGTTTTAGAAGGTACAACcctgttttatttgtttatgtggGCATTTGAAGAAATAATAGTGGACATTCTACAGACACTGATAGTAGCGTTTGAGTATTCATGTCAATTCTTATTTGTAGCTTTTGGAAATGCCAAAACCATCCGCAACGACAACTCGAGCCGTTTTGGAAAATACATCGAGATACACTTTACCAAAAATGGAGCGATAGAGGGCGCCCGCATTGAAGAGTACCTGCTTGAGAAATCACGTGTTTGTCGACAGGTAAACGGATTTAAACTActggaatatttttttttaggtttttcAACACAGGATTTTCAAGAAAAGTAGACCTGCCTGAACTCCAATAATGTAATGTTTGGCACAGGCCCTAGATGAGAGAAACTACCACATCTTTTACTGCATGctgatggggatgccagctgaccAAAAGAAGATCCTGTCTCTGGGAAGTGCTGCAGAATATAACTATCTCACCATGGTATTGATCAATATTGACTATTTCACTTATACATGCACATTTGTTTTGTTAGTCATTCTAAGAGCATATAAACCAAGGTTGGGCATTATACCAGAAATGAGTCTGAATGGCCCACAGATGGCCCTAAAAAATGTGAACATCATTTTGTGTAACTGTTACATTAAACGTGGTTATGTTGGATTAGGGTAATTGCACTACGTGTGATGGGCGTGATGACATAAAGGAGTATGCTAACTTCCGTTCAGCAATGAAAATCCTGACATTCACAGAAAATGAAACCTGGGAAATTAACAAGCTGTTGGCATCCATCCTCCACATGGGAAACCTAGACTTTGAAGGTGAGGAAAAACATCAGctaaatacacaaaacaaaatgtttattttatagaTAAAATGCTTGTATGagcttaatttttattttacttttataagAAACCATCATGAACAACATGGAGGGCTGTGATATACTCACCTCTTCTCATTTCAAAATGGCTACACAGTTATTAGAGGTCAAACTTtatgatatttttcttattaactaaatacatttttttaaacaaacaaacacaattaAGCCCATAGACCTTTTTTGCAGGTAGCCCCAAATGTCCTGGAAATGAGTTTAACGCGGCGTTCTTTGATGACCAACAGAGAGAGTTTGTCTAAGCCTCTTACCTCAGGACAAGCCATGGATGGAAGAGATGCCTTTTTAAAGGTTGTACGATTGAATGTCTGTACTATTAAATGATTCATGCTGTATGAGATCTAATATTCACTCACTAACTTAGCATTTCCAAATTCTTTCTGTGTGCAGGCCATTTATGGAAGGCTTTTTGTGTGGATTGTGGAGAAAATCAACAGTGCCATTTACAAGCCGACTCCCGATGATCCCAAACATGTCCGACTTTCAATCGGTTTGTTGGACATTTTCGGCTTTGAAAACTTTCAAAACAACAGGTTTGTAATTTAAACATCTCACACTTTTTCCCTTAAATGAATAGTTCATCCAATAAATTaccttttttttgcatttacttaCTTTCACATTGTCCAATACTGGTTTTACTTACCTGTAGAATGTAAAAAGTGATATTTTGAAAAAGGTTAAGTTTAGGCATTCATTAAAGAAATTAAGCCGGTTTAGAAGAACGTAATGTTCTTTTATGTCTGGTTTCTGCAGTTTTGAACAGCTCTGCATCAATTTTGCCAATGAGCAGCTTCAGCAGTTCTTTGTGAAACATGTCTTCAAGCTTGAACAGCAGGAATATGCCCGTGAAGACATAGTCTGGAAGATTATTGATTTCAAGGACAACCAACGCACACTTGAAGTGCTGGCCATGAAGCCTCTCAACGTTCTTTCCCTTATTGATGAAGAGAGTCGCTTCCCCAAGGTtataaaatatagctgctaTTGTTTTAGACTTGCCTTTATCATTTTTATTCTAATGAGTATGTGATTATAAATGTCTTCAAACTGCCAGCTGTACAGTTATTCCAATATTCATGTACCATATCTTTAGCTGCTTAAATGTTTTACCAGTGTGTGATGTTTGTTTAGGGCACAGACACCACCATGCTTAACAAAATGAATCAGGTTCATGGGAGGGGTGATATCTATATGTCACCAAAAAATAATCATGACACAAAATTTGGAATCCTGCATTTTGCTGGAGTTGTCTACTATGATTCCAAAGGTATGAATGAGCTATCAAAATTCacatttgtcttgttttaaatgGATCTAATGGAAATGTGTCTTAACTTTTGCTGCACATGTAGGTTTTCTTGAGAAGAACAGAGATGCTCTGAGTAGTGATGTCATCCAGTTGGTGCGCACATCATCAAATAAGCTCCTAAAGCAAATATTCCACAAAGAGCTCAGCACCGTCGCTGATGAAAAACCGAGTAACGGCCACGTTATCGTAAACCGAAACGCAGTCCGGGTAAGTTAACACTAAATAACTACTAAAATAATTGAAACATAAGTCATACATTAGCATTTAGCAGCCAATCATGCCAAACACGTTTTAAACATGTGGAATTGCTAGGCAACCATCGAggcagctgtcctgtcaatcaaatattgcaAACGTGCAGTTCACCTGTGCAATGTGTGAAACCAATATTGACCGAACATGTCTGAACCTGTAGCATAGTATATATATGGTTCGAGGTGGTGCGAAAGAGTGGAGGTGGGGACTAATTGGCATAGATTTATCTATGGTCCAAGTGTTGCAATTAAGTAGAAGCGGGGACTAATCTGCATATTCATAAATCTGcatatactaaatgaggcaagcGTAGAGTTAGatttaagctgttttaaagcaagAAGAAATTACTGTGATaggttaaatgtttatatatgcTAATATAATGCTTAAAGATAAGTTTTAACTGAGTTTTAATTATTTACTACAGGGAGACTTTTACATGCATAAGTAATACAAAATCAAAATCTGAAATTTCAAAACACGATGTGATGTAAATAAACTTGAAATTTTACGTTTTTTCATCTTGTGTGTAAGCATACTCTgcgataaaaacatttattcattaatcATCACAAATTGTCTCATAACTACATGGTAAACCTTTACCATGTAGTTATGAGACAATTTGTGATGTAATAAAAAATGGTTCATGGTGTGGGTTTTGTGAAGGCCTGTCAAGATCTTCCATGCCTTGCCCTTCTATCACATGTCTACAGACAATTTTGCTGTGTGGTGGATGTAATTTTTTAATTGTCTCGCCATCTTGTTTGCCACTCCCttagcaaaatgaaacaaagCAAGTTCCCACATTAGCTGGTCAGTTTCGACAGTCATTGGACTCTTTAATGAAGACCCTAACTGCCTGTCAGCCATTCTTCATTCGCTGTATTAAACCCAATGACTTCAAGAAGCCTATGGTAGGTTTAATTTCTTTAGCTATAAAATACATGGTTTCACATTCCTTCTCTCCACATTACTTTTAGTTCAACATGTACATCTTTCTGTCTTAGCTCTTTGACAGGGAGCTGTGCATTCGCCAGCTTCGTTACTCCGGCATGATGGAGACTATCCGCATAAGGAAAGCCGGCTATCCCATCCGCCACACATTTGAAGAGTTTCTGGATCGCTACCGCGTGCTACTGAGGACGAGTGTTTGTGACCCAAAAACTGTGAGAATGCTTTTGAATTATGATGATTTATGTTTGGTATTTACAGTTATTCAGCCTGTGTCACATAAGTTGGCACACGTTTTAAAGAAAACGTGAAAATTCAGGTGTCCTTTACTCAGCATCATGTCTGTCAAAACCAGCATGACTTTTGTTCTTCCAAAAGGAGTTGTTTAGTTTAAGAAGTAGTTAAAGTTCACCCAATTCCTTACATAAAGCTTCCATATGGGATCAGAGTACTTCTGGCGTCTTCATCCAACTTTATTGTATAGAACAATATGAGGTTTAAGTAaaatatgacagaatttttatttttaggttacTTATCCCCATGTTATGTTACCTACTTATACTTATAGAATACAAATTACCTAGTTATGTAGTTGTATGTGCTGAAAATTCCTTTCATTGGTTAAAGGAAAGCATCAAGAAATGCTGCGAAAACATCTGTGAGAATGCACTGATTGAAGATGACTGGAAGATCGGCAAGACCAAAGTGTTTCTGAAGGTACAGAGGTGAATTTACAGATAATGCTACAGAATTGTCAGAGAACAacaattttaaatattctaTGTATTGGTGTCAGGATTACCACGATACATTTTTGGAAATGGCACGGGACAATGCTTTGAACAGGAAGGCACTTCTTATTCAAAAAGTCCTGAGAGGATACAAATACAGGTAAAAGACAAGATGATCTCTGACATGCTTCTATAAAATCCATAACACTGGATTAACCGCCATTTTGTTATGCTGCAGAAAAGGGTTCGTGAAAAGGAGAAGAGCAGCTTTGGTCATTCAGAAAAACTGGCGTGGATTTAAAGCCAAAAGGCTTTACAGAGTGGTGAGCAGAttgatgtcacttcctgttagTCTGAGGAAAAGAGAGCTAACCTACAGTATGATGACTGTACATGTATTGCCTGTCCCAAACTGATGCACTTGCTGTAGTCTTGTGGTCTCATGGCTTTTGCCTGCATGCACCCGTGAAGTACATAAGACAATAGGGTGTCCCATTTGCTatgcttttattcaaatgaGTGCTTATGTGTATTGAGACAACAGTTGATTCACAAACACCATTGCTTAAGATTTTGTTTGGAACGGAGCACATCTAGAGTGTCACTTCTCTTCTGCAGGTCCAGTTGGGTTTTGCCCGTCTGCAGGCTCAAGTGCGATCTCGCCAGATGGCCTGGCAGTATAAGCAAAAGAGAAAGGCATCTTTGCTGCTTCAGGCTCAGACCCGTGGCTATCTGAAGAGAAAGGAGTGGAAACGAAAGCGAGAGGCAGTGATCCTACTGCAGGCTTACACGAGAGGAACTTTAGCAAGAAAGGCCGTAAAAAAGTTGCAAAGAGATGTAGGTGTTTGGTTGACCaaatatcatttaaaatataatactaCCCTCTTGATCTGTTGCTGTATCTTAATCATAAATCatgctgtgtgtgtgtaggcTTTCCTTTCGCTTCAGGAACGCAGGGCAGAAGAGCTTGCTGTTCTAGACAGACAAAGGAAGTTAGAGGAAGTCCTGCGGcagaaaagagaaagagaggcAGCTGAGAAATTGGGGGCCATCAATGACCAGGAAATGGTGGATGATATCTTTGGCTTCTTGCCTAGCATGGTTGGAGGACAGGAGGGCCAGGCACCTGTCGGTTTTGAGGTTAGAGATCAAGATTctcaaagaaagaaaaagttaACAATCATTAAAAAGCTACTGATGGTGGCTGAAAAcaattttgtgtgtttgcttagGATTTGGAGGGAAAACGGACAGTACTTGAGGAGGTGGACCTTGATGATGCTCCACTGATGGAGATTCCAGAAGAAGACTATGATGATTTGGATAAGTACTCCTTCTCCAAGTTTGCTTCCATGTACTTCCAGGGTGCAGCCACATCTACACATATTCGCCAAAGAATGCGCCAGCCCCTGCTCTACCATGAGGATGAGAATGATGTAGTGGTAAAGCCACTTTTGATCTTCAACCATTctttggtttatttatttatgttttgccTTTTTATGCACAGAACTCTTAAGCAGTATTATGCTTGCATGCTACGAGGACTGATCAAAAACCTATTTCTACTGTTCTTCTCTACAGGCTTCACTAACAGTTTGGTGGATGATTCTGAGATTTATGGGTGATCTTcctgaaccaaagattcagcagATCTCTAGAAGTGACCAAATCTTTGCTGATCGCTCCCTGCAGAAAGATGTGGCCTCCAGACAGGGTAGACGTCTCAGCCATATGGTGGGCGTGGACCAGGTTAGTGGACTTCTGTTTATTATGCACCGATACTCAAACCAAAAATCAATGTACCCCATAATAtattcaccctcaagcaatccgagatataTGTCCAtaatctttcagacaaacacatttggagttatttaaGTAAATGGCCTTGCTTATCCAAGCTTATAACGGTAAAAAACAGGGATCATGGAAAAACTTCTGACTTtgaagtgcatccatccttcacaaaagtaatccgCATGGCTCCAATGGGTTAATTAAGGTCTTTTGTGGATAAttgatgtgattttgtaagaaaaatatctcTATTTTAGAAACTATAATTCTAGCTTCCAGTAACAACACCATGTTGTGCTCATGCGAGTGTGTAACGTAGCTATGTCAACCAACACTGACTACATTAAAATTCTTCCAATATGGTGTCGttactggaagctagttatcacagtttataaagtttgaaaaattaatatattttttacaaaatcaaattgattacccacagaagaccttattaaccccttgaagccatgttgattacctttgttaaggatgaatgcactctttgggggtttaaagtcagaagttgtttccTGATAGCtgtttctaccattataaagcatggaagagcaaggacatttactaaaataagtccaaatgtgctcgtctgaaagatgatggacatatatatctcggattgcttgagggctCGTGAATCATGGGGACATTTTGATATTTGACTGGCGTTTCCCTTTAACCTACATTTTTTCTGTCATTGAAAGAAATCTTTTGTATAAATATGCACAGTATATTCTTTGAAAGTTTTGGTCTCATTATTTTCAGAGGATAAGAAATTCAAGAAAAACACAGAACAGCAGTGCATCTACTATTCCAGATGAAGCTATGCGCAACAGAAGACCATCAACTTTTGCAGACATTCTGTCTCGAAACAGAAGAGCATCAAGTGTTTCAGAAGACACTGTTAAAAACCGCAAACTCTCTGCTATACCGGAGCATAAAAACAGAAAAGGCTCGACTTTCTCTGATCTAACGTCCCGAACCAGAAGATCCTCCATACCTGCAAAGAATCCACCAATCAGAAGGTCTAGCAGAAAACCATCACTCATTGAAGAAGAGGTGAGATTGGCTTGAAAATGACAAATCCGTAGTACTGATGTATACATTCATGCTCATTACTGTTATtaaaacatcatatttgtcaAATTAATACATAATTTCTATTTTAAGTCAGAGGATGGGCCTGACGTTTTTAAACCAGTGACCGTGCAAACTATTAGCGAAGAAGATGAAATGAATACCGATGGACTTACTCTGGACCGGCCAATGACATCTCTTGAAAAGCTGCATATCATTGTTGGATATGCTATTGTCAGACGTGACCTCAGgttgttaattattttaaacTGAGAAATCTTTTTATGAAATCAGATGTTTTGCTTCCAAGTCCTTACCGCCTCTCATTGTTAGGGATGAAATCTACTGCCAGATCTGTAAGCAGCTCCAAGAGAACCCTAGTCGTGGTAGCTTCTTCCGTGGCTGGATCCTTCTTTCCATCTGCTTGGGCATCTTCCCTCCTACTGATCGCTTTATTAAGGTGAACTGTGATGGATTATTCAGTTCTGTAGTAGCACACTTATCTGGACTCtacattgtgttgtttttaatatcTGCACTTTTCCTTACAGTACCTGCAAAGTTTTCTTCGATTTGGGCCTGTAGGATATGCGCCATACTGCGCAGAGAGACTGAGGCGAACTGTTGCGAATGGAGTTCGTGGAGAGCCTCCCAGCTGGTTAGAACTCCAGGTGAAGACGTTTAAACTTTACCAATGCGCCAAATGACCACTAGAAGTAGTCTAATTCATGCTTTTGCTTTTCAATAACAGGCCACCAAGTCCAAGAAACACATGGCCATCTCAGTCACCCTGATGGATGGGAGAACCATCAGTCTACCTGTAGATTCTGCATCCACTTCCAAGGAGGTCTGCCAAGTTCTTTCACAGAAAATCAACCTTCAGGACATGTTTGGATTCTCACTTTACATGGCTTTATATGACAAAGTATGTGACTTGTACCAAGATTAACAATTATTACATATTCTAAAGATATTTCATTAAATTGAAGATCGTTGTTGAGCCCTGTATAGGACAGTTTgctgctgtctctctctctaggTGTGGTCTCTGGGTAGTGGCCGTGAGCATGTGATGGATGCTATCTCTCAGTGTGAACAGGAAGTAAAGAGAAAGGGTGGGCAGGAGCAACATGCCCCCTGGCGTCTCTACTTCCGTAAAGAGATCTTCACACCATGGCATGATTGCAGCAAAGACATTGTCAGCACAGACCTTATATACAGACAGGTCATCAGAGGCCTCCGATATGGAGAGTACCTGTGTGAGAAGGTATTTTTGAGACAAATTATTTGGTTATGTTTAGATTGAAACAAGCTTTCTCAACATTAAAGTGGAAGAAATCCACCTAAGTTACTAATTGTTAGGTCTTTACATAAGTGCATGTACATAACTGAGAAAAATATATGTCATTCTGTTAGGAGGAAGACTATGTTGAGCTTGCAGCAAAGCACTTTTATGTTGAGTATGGATCTAACAGCAGTATGGAGAATGCTGAGTCTGTTGTTCGTGAGTGCATTAACTCCAAACTACTGGAGGCAAAGTCAGAAGCCAAGTGGGTCCAAATGGTCAGCACAGCACATGCCCAGGTAGAGATGCTTCTGTTAGTGCGTACGTCCCTTCAAATTAAAAGTCAAACTTGGCTGAtagttaaaatattaattttttcaaCAAGGGTCCATATATAAACTCCCGTACCAAGACTGCTAACGTCAAGGCAGAGGTGGTTGACTATTCTCGTCAAAAGTGGCCTATGTTCTTCTCCAAGTTTTTCGAGGCGGTCAGGTTATCTGGTATGAAATTCTAAGCTGATTATTAATTACATTGATGCTAATTCTGGCACTAAAATAACTAAAGtgatattaatttaatattcaGGTCCTGCCCTACCGAAGAACAAGTTCATCATTGCTATAAACTCTTCGGGAATTACGTTCTTAGATGAACGGGAGAAAAATCTTCTTGCGCTGTCCTACCCTGAGATCACTGGGGTCAACACTGTTAGGTTTGTTAGTGAGCTTGTATCGTGCTGCCTACTATAATAGTAAAATATTCTCCGATTTTCTATTAGTTTTGCCAGTCATTTAAGTGATATCTCacccaaaaaatattaaagttcCCTCTGTCTTTTGTCTGTCTTCTAGAGACAGGAAGTCTTTGTGTTTGCTAACCCTAAAAGGAGACTTCACCCTAAATGCAATAATGGCTGTAGAGATCTCTGAGCTGGTAGCCATGCTCCTAACAGGCCTCATAGAACGTTCACATTATGCTGTGACCCTACAGGAGGTTAACAGACAAGGTCAGTGAAGAAAATAAGCTACAAGTTTGTTATATACAACAAATAATGCATATTTTTAACCTTGAATCAGTTGATAATGTTACTGTCTAATGAAAAATGGTTTGGATTTTCTTCAAGATGATCGAACATTTCTCAGCTTTAAGAAGGCAGAGCTCATTCTTCTTATTAAAGATGATGAGTTTTCTGCTGAGCGTGGCTGGTTGAAGGGTAAGAATGAACGAACCGGAGAAATT
This Paramisgurnus dabryanus chromosome 7, PD_genome_1.1, whole genome shotgun sequence DNA region includes the following protein-coding sequences:
- the myo7ba gene encoding unconventional myosin-VIIb, whose translation is MVVLRNGDYVWVECSDGVSIGAEVRLSDNGQLQVIDDEGKEHKITNDNPLKPMHPTSVKGVDDMIRLGDLNEAGLLRNLLVRYKEGAIYTFTGSILVSVNPYQLLPIYTPEQVQLYTDRRLGDLPPHVFAIADSCYFNMRRNRKDQCCIISGESGAGKTESTKLMLQFLAAISGQRSWIEQQILEANPVLEAFGNAKTIRNDNSSRFGKYIEIHFTKNGAIEGARIEEYLLEKSRVCRQALDERNYHIFYCMLMGMPADQKKILSLGSAAEYNYLTMGNCTTCDGRDDIKEYANFRSAMKILTFTENETWEINKLLASILHMGNLDFEETIMNNMEGCDILTSSHFKMATQLLEVAPNVLEMSLTRRSLMTNRESLSKPLTSGQAMDGRDAFLKAIYGRLFVWIVEKINSAIYKPTPDDPKHVRLSIGLLDIFGFENFQNNSFEQLCINFANEQLQQFFVKHVFKLEQQEYAREDIVWKIIDFKDNQRTLEVLAMKPLNVLSLIDEESRFPKGTDTTMLNKMNQVHGRGDIYMSPKNNHDTKFGILHFAGVVYYDSKGFLEKNRDALSSDVIQLVRTSSNKLLKQIFHKELSTVADEKPSNGHVIVNRNAVRQNETKQVPTLAGQFRQSLDSLMKTLTACQPFFIRCIKPNDFKKPMLFDRELCIRQLRYSGMMETIRIRKAGYPIRHTFEEFLDRYRVLLRTSVCDPKTESIKKCCENICENALIEDDWKIGKTKVFLKDYHDTFLEMARDNALNRKALLIQKVLRGYKYRKGFVKRRRAALVIQKNWRGFKAKRLYRVVQLGFARLQAQVRSRQMAWQYKQKRKASLLLQAQTRGYLKRKEWKRKREAVILLQAYTRGTLARKAVKKLQRDAFLSLQERRAEELAVLDRQRKLEEVLRQKREREAAEKLGAINDQEMVDDIFGFLPSMVGGQEGQAPVGFEDLEGKRTVLEEVDLDDAPLMEIPEEDYDDLDKYSFSKFASMYFQGAATSTHIRQRMRQPLLYHEDENDVVASLTVWWMILRFMGDLPEPKIQQISRSDQIFADRSLQKDVASRQGRRLSHMVGVDQRIRNSRKTQNSSASTIPDEAMRNRRPSTFADILSRNRRASSVSEDTVKNRKLSAIPEHKNRKGSTFSDLTSRTRRSSIPAKNPPIRRSSRKPSLIEEESEDGPDVFKPVTVQTISEEDEMNTDGLTLDRPMTSLEKLHIIVGYAIVRRDLRDEIYCQICKQLQENPSRGSFFRGWILLSICLGIFPPTDRFIKYLQSFLRFGPVGYAPYCAERLRRTVANGVRGEPPSWLELQATKSKKHMAISVTLMDGRTISLPVDSASTSKEVCQVLSQKINLQDMFGFSLYMALYDKVWSLGSGREHVMDAISQCEQEVKRKGGQEQHAPWRLYFRKEIFTPWHDCSKDIVSTDLIYRQVIRGLRYGEYLCEKEEDYVELAAKHFYVEYGSNSSMENAESVVRECINSKLLEAKSEAKWVQMVSTAHAQGPYINSRTKTANVKAEVVDYSRQKWPMFFSKFFEAVRLSGPALPKNKFIIAINSSGITFLDEREKNLLALSYPEITGVNTVRDRKSLCLLTLKGDFTLNAIMAVEISELVAMLLTGLIERSHYAVTLQEVNRQDDRTFLSFKKAELILLIKDDEFSAERGWLKGKNERTGEIGAVPVDAVLILPTLTKPTNEVLSLISLSPDQRKTIIDNSFKGTLTERVAPATLKEFAFEFFRQPVKDVNRQVMTKNAGPERLWANSREPIRQPLLKRLVGNPDLSPQACQAFTAILKYMGDYPTRQIQTPLELTDQIFGPPTQNEALRDEIYCQIMKQMTSNNNRYSVEQGWQLLWLCCGLFPPSNSLVKHAQRFIETRKREPLASDCLQRMQEARRIDPRKLPPHQVEVDAIQQNSTQIFHKIFFPNDTQEIFEVATNTRIKDLVQAIAKKLVLVSADGFSLFVKTPDKVLGLNETDYFFDSLRQITDWSKKVKRVNQSGPVNMSYMVFFMRKLWLNVVPGRDVEADLIFHYPQELPKYLRGYHHCTKEDMVHLGALLFRARVGSDKSQFPMIPKMLKELVPNDQLKAMSSDEWKKNIIAEYNKQADITVEQAMVGFLKIIYKWPTFGCAFFEVKQTSEPIFPDIVRIAISKQGVTIIHPKTKDILAVHPYNKIANWCSGSTYFHMTVGNLVKGNKILCETSLGYKMDDLLTSYVNMYIYTERRETRRNQYFD